Genomic window (Paraglaciecola psychrophila 170):
AATTTAGCCAGATGGTCGCTAAGCTAGAAACTTTATAACGAGTGAATTTGAATAGGTAATTGGCAGCACCGCGCTGTTGATTTTAATTCCCATCTTCATGATTACGCCATCGCCCAGGACTAAGTTGGTAGAGCTGTTTAAAGCGGTGGGCGAAGCTGGCACTGTCGGCATACCCAACTGTATCGGCTATTTGCTCTAGGCTATAGTTGGTATAACGTAGTAAATAGCAGGCATACCCCATACGCGCTTGTGTAATTAATTTCATCGGCGTCTTGCCTGTTTCTTTTTTACATAGCCGATAAAATTGTGGCTCTGACATGTGAAGTTCAGCTGCGAGAGAGCTCACAGTCCATGGCAACTTCAACTGCTTAGTAACGTTGCGTATCAGTGCTTGAAAACGTAGTTGTTGAGCACTTTGTGTGGGGGTCTTTTTTAGCGTCTGTTCAATCTGATAAAGTAGCACTTCGATGAGTCTTAGCTGAATGTCAGGCTGATAACGGCCATCGTTGTGATCAAAATCCCTAATCAATGACATGGTTTGATACAACAACGATGTATTATCACTGTGCCAAACGCCTGCCTTAAGTTGATGAATAAACCGATATTCTGGACAGTCATGTAACAGTAGCCAGCACATATCCCAATGTTCAGCATCAAGCTCATACAGAAAAGGTGTCCCTGCTGGGATTAGCAAAATAGTATTGGGGAGAATAGACTGGCAGCCAGAGTCTAAAGTGATTTTACCTGCACCTGAATTCGTAGAAATTAAGTAATGGACATGAACGGAGTCATTTTGCTTACCATTAAAATACTCACCTTTACCGGTTTTACCGATCTGATAGGCATTGCTTAAGTGTGATAAGCCTGCACAGGCAATGAAGGATTTTCCGTTACCAGGAAGTGATTCAAAGTTAAGAAAATATTCTTTACAACTCGGATCAATATTAAGAATTTCACGCCACATGATGTCTATACTAATGATAGTTTTAGACATGATACATGATATTCGTAATGATGTTTATTTTCACGCACTCTTATAAAATACACCTAACTACTCTTTATTTGCCTTTGCACAATATTTTATATCCATATGCTAAATAACAATACATCAACACTTCGGCAAAGCCTCAAACTTGCCTGGCCTATTTCGTTGCAAAGTATTCTAGTGACTATGCTGGGAATGAGCGACATTATGATGGTGGGGCATCTGGGCGACACAGCCGTAGCTTCTGTTGGATTAGGCAATCGGATTCAGTTTGTTGTGTTGATCATTTTGTCTGGTTTGGCTACTGGCGTAGGTGTGTTGTCAGCGCAGTATTTCGGCGCAGGGAAAAGCGCCCGTATTAGCCCTGTTATTATAAAAACTCTGGCTATTGGTGCTGGGGTTTTATTGCCTGTGGTATTGCTGACTTTTGCTTTTGGTGATCTTATTGTGGGGCTTGGCACCACTGATCAAGTCATTATTAATACAGGCAAAGCCTATCTGTGGGTCACTATGCCCAGTTTAGCATTTGTTGTAGTGGTGATGGTTTTTGAGAATGCCTTGCGCGGGCTCGGCCAGGTTAAGTTTTCGATGGCCCTTGGCATGATTGCGATTGTTATTAATATTGCTCTGAACTATTGGTTAATTAACGGCGGGGTAGGTGTTGATGCAATGGGCGTGGCAGGTGCTGCTTGGGCAACCTTTATTGCCAGAGGCATTCATGCAGCACTGATTGTATTCTGGCTGTATAAAAGAAAACATGTTGTTTTTCCTAATCGCTCAATTGGCAATGAGTTTTATGACAAAGGGCAGTGGGTTTATTTAATCAAATTAGTATGGCCGATGATGTTGAGCTTTGGTGTGTGGTCATTGGGAACATTTGTTTATCAGCTTATATATGGCCGTATTGGCACCCAAGAACTTGCCGTTATGAGTCTGATGGCACCACTTGAAGGTTTATTAATCGCTTTCTTCTTTGGTTTTGCTTCTGCCTGTTCGATTATGGTGGGGCAGCGACTGGGGCAAGACGCATTCAGTTCTGCTTGGTCTGTGGCCAGAGGTTTTGCTATTAGTGCACCTATCGTTACCTTTTTCTTAGGGCTGTTGATGTGGAGTCTGGAATCCTTTGTGTTCATGCCCTATGACAACTTGGATGAGGATACCCTTGCTGTTGCCCATGATATGTTTATGCTGATCACGTTCGGCACCTGTATCAAAGTATTTAACATGACAGCTTCTATGGGTATTTTGCGAGCCGGAGGCGACAACAAACATTGTCTACTCATAGACTTTTCTGGAATGTGGATCATAGGTATTCCGCTAACCTTTACTGCTGCATTTTATTTTGGCTTACCAATTTATTCGGTGGTGTTGATTACCTATTCAGAGGAGGTGGTTAAATCGGTATTGTTTGTGTATCGCTTAAAAGCAAAGTATTGGCTACGAAATTTAACTGTGGATATAACATCTGCGGCTTCTAACCAGTCAAATTAGTCGCCAGCCTGTTCTATTTGTGCGCAGTAAAAAGCCAATCATTTGGGTTTGATTAAAAGACTCTTATAAATGCTGCGCTCACCCCTTTCCCCTTAGCCCTCACTATTGCCTGTATCAATAATTCATTATTCAATGTTTGAATGAGTCTTCACTAAAGGCTCACGCTATAGTAAACCACAAACTTAGGCTTGAACTATTCGTCAGAATATTCAGAAAGGATACCGTTGATGCATGATTTTATTTTACACCACTATGACTTCTCTCCCTTCTCAGAAAAAATCCGCACGCTTTTAGGACATAAAAATGCTGACTATAAAGTTGTCAACATTCCGATAATCATGCCTAAGCCTGATCTTGTGGTACTGACGGGGGGGTATCGTAAAACCCCTGTGCTGCAACATAAGAATCACATCTATTGTGATACTCGCCTGATGGCGAGAGTCATTGACGAACACTTTGGTGGCGAGAGTATTTTTCCATCAGAACTATCACTCACTGCTAATATCTTAGCTCAGTGGGCTGACCAACACTTGTTTAGTGTTGCTGTGGCGCTGGCGTTTTCTCCGGCAGGGTTTGAAGCGTTTCGTCAACGTGTACCCGAAAAATTTGTCGAAGACTTTGTCAACGATCGAGCAGAAATGCGTGTGGGTGGCAGCGGTTTATCCATGGATGCCAATACCGCGTTGCAGCTCATACCCATTTACCTGCAACAGACGGAACAACAGCTTAAAAATGCTGGCCCCTATATTTGTGGCAAACACATTAGCATTGCAGATTTTTCAATTTATCACTGCCTTTGGTTCATCAATAACAACGCAGGCGTTCGTGGGGTATTAGAAGGTTACCCAAAACTTAATCAGTGGTTTGAAACCATGAAGGCGATTGGTCACGGTTCACACACTCGTCTCGATGCAACCGCTGCCATTGAAATTGCACATTTGGCTCAGAAAGCATCGTTTTCGAACGATGATTTTCTAGTGGTGAACGGTTTTGGGTTTGGTGAGCGCGTCGAAATTGTGCCTACTGACTACGGCATTAACCCCGTTACTGGGGAATTGATAGTGTCTAAGATCGATGAAATTGCGATTAAACGAGTCGATGAAATAGCCGGCGAGGTTTATGTTCACTTCCCCAGAGTTGGCTATAAAATGGTTACCGCAAAATAGAGCGATGTATTGGCCAAAAGATATCGAGCTCTAATTCACACAAGACTTTTTGGGGATATAAATATGGCAGGTTTTACAGCAGCTGACGTGCCTGATCAAACAGGAAAAACTATCGTTGTTACCGGTGCGAATACTGGTTTAGGATTTGAAACAGCGAAAACCTTAGCGGGCAAAGGCGCCCGAGTATTACTCGGTTGTCGTTCTCTGTCGAAGGCGCAAGCGGCCAAAGACAAGATACTTGCTGTATTTCCTCAAGCAGACGTTGTTATTGTCGAATTGGATTTAGGTAGTTTGGTGTCTATTCAAAAAGCGGCGCAGCAAATTAACCAAGAACCTCGCTTGGATGTATTGATCAACAACGCAGGCATTATGGTGCCACCATTGGAGTACACACAAGATGGTTTTGAATCACAGTTTGGTGTTAATCATTTAGGTCCCTTTGCATTAACGTCATTATTATTGGATAGAATCCGTGCCACAGCCAATGCTAGGATTGTCAGTACCGCCAGTATTGCCCACAGAAAAGGGAGAATTAATTTTGACGATATTAATGCCAAAAAATATTACAGTGCATGGACCCGTTATGCCCAGAGCAAAATTGCAAATTTGTATTTTGGCTATGAGCTACAACGCCGTTTAAGCGCTATAGGTGATAACACTATTTCAGTTGTGGCTCATCCTGGTGTTGCCGATACAGAATTGCCTCGATACATCCCTAAACCTTTTATGTTGCTCATGCCTGTTTTAAAACTGTTCTTTAATTCGGCTGAGCAAGGTGCTTGGCCAACCTTGTGTGCCGCCACTATGGCGGGTGTAAAAGGGGGAGAATACTACGGACCTTCGAAACGAGGTGAAATTGCGGGGCCGGCGATCAAAGTCAGGTCGAATCGACGCAGTCATCATGAGTCGATTGCAAAAAAGCTATGGGACTTGTCTATTGTGATGACTGGCGTTGATCCAAAGTTATAAGGTTTATATGCAGTTGAGATCATCAAATTAGTAGAGCACTTAAGAACTGTAAAACCCACTTCACAGCGAATATAATCATGCTAACGGTATATTTTTATATTTGAATTTATTTTATAGTTATCTTCAAACATTGAGTGAAACACGATGTTATCTTATAAAACACTCTAAATCTCAATATGACAAGAGCAACGATAACATGGCGAATTTACCAATAAAAACCAAAGAAATGCATAGTCATCACTTTGACTCAACTATTTGGAATGATTTCAAATTTCGCAATGACGATATTGTTATTTCCACGTATGCCAAAGCTGGCACAACTTAGATGCAAATAATAATTGCTCAATTATTATTTGGTGGGGATCCCACCCTTGAAGTGGCCGAAATGTCGCCTTGGATGGATCTTCGATTGCCGCCCAAAGAGATGAAGCTTCAGTTGGTTGAAGCTCAGACTCACAGGCGTTTTCTAAAAACTCATTTGCCTGTTGATGCGTTGTGTTTTTCCGATAAAGCAAAATATATCTATATCGGTAGGGATGCCAGAGACGTAATTTGGAGTTTGTATAATCACCATGCTAACGCTAATCAAATGTGGTACGACGCTGTTTACAAAACACCTGGATTAGTTGGGCCCGAAATCGGAAGACCCACTGAAGACATAAAAGAATATTGGAATGAGTGGTGCCAAAAGGTGGTTTTCCATTTTGGCCATTTTGGGAAAATGTTAAAAGCTGGTGGGAAATTCGTGACCTACCAATGTAATGTTCATACATTTTTCTGATCTTAAAAAAGATATGCCAAATGAAATTCGTAAGATTGCCGCTTTTCTAGAGATTAATATTAACGATCAGGATTGGCCCAAAATTCTAGAATATTCTTCTTTTCAATGGATGAAACAAAACGCTACTAAATCTGTGCCTCTTGGTGGTGCGTTTTGGGATGAAGGTGCGAAAGTCTTCATCAACAAAGGCGTTAATGGCCGTTGGGCTGATACATTAAGTGATGCAGATTGCTCAGAGTATGAAAAGAGTGCCGAGCTGGAATTAGGTGAAGAATGTGCAGACTGGCTTAAGTCAGGCCATCAGTGGTTTGGCAACAAGCAAATATTGTACGTCATTAATTTGAAGCGGATATAATTTTGGTTCTAAATTGAACTGTAATGTGTTGTCTTTTATAGCTGAAGTATATAGAAATAGATCCGAAAACAGCGGTAAGCCACTAAAAAAAAGTTTGGTTTTGCCTGTAGAGAATTTTAATGACTTCACTCATTATTAACATGGATTTCCTATTTTGGGTTATTGGGACAGGATAGACAGGAGCATGCTTAGCCTCTAAACTCCCAGTCAAGCAGTGCGATGAATGAAAGGTCTTAGAATGAATATAAAAATAATAATAATTTCAATAATATTGGTAGCAGCAGCTTATATGATAGTTAAATCGACAAATCAGTCCCCAGTTTCTGGACCCACAAATCACACCACGGCGGCATTCGGCGCTTGGGAGTCACCGGTCACAGCGGCCAGTATTTTTGAGGCCGCAGATAGCGTTTCTTATCTTACAACTGAAAACGACCAAGTGTATTTTATTGAGTCAAAGGCCGCCGCAGACGGTAAAAATATCCTTTTCAAATTAGACTCTAATAACGATGGCGTACAATTAAGTTCTGATCAAAGCAGTGTCCGATCCCGTGTTCACGAATATGGCGGTCGTCCTTACTTAGTTGATGGAGAAGATATTTATTATTCTCAATTCAAGGATCAGAAAATTTACCGTATCTCAGAGGGGGTTGAACCCCAAGCCATTACTGACGACAAATTGCGTTATATGGATTGCATTGCCGATAAGAAAAATAACCGTCTTATATGTGTCAGAGAGGATCACCGAGGCATTGCAGAACCCGAAAACACCCTTGTGGCTGTCAGTATAGGCGATAGCAGCGAAGACGAAATATTATTTGCAGGCTCAGACTTTGTTAGTTCTCCAAGTTTATCCCCTGATGGTAATTCAGTGGCATTTATTACTTGGTCTCACCCGAATATGCCTTGGGATGATACTCAATTACGAATTTTGAAGTTTGCTAGCGATGGTTCGGTAAAAACTGTCATTGATGTGCCACAAAATGGCAATGTTGCGATAAAGAATCCTGAATATGCTAAGGATGGTTTGCTTTATTTCGTCGCTGATTTTGACAACTGGTGGACACTTTATCGCTTTGACGTTTCAGTTGCACAAAATAAAGTCCCTGAAAAAGTATTAGATAAGCAAATTGAAGTTAGAAGTTATGCTATTGAAAACGACACTAGCGCAATTATCGCCTATTCAAAAGAGGGGGAAGATCATCTCGCTCGAGTTAACTTAAGTACCGGCGAAATGGAAAATATTGGGCACGCTTTTTCTTCGGTAGGTTCAATTTCTGTAACCAGTGACGCCGCATATTTCATTGCGTCTACGCCTTATTCTGACAACGCCATCTATCACTTAAAAGGTAATGTTTATCAGAAAGTTTATCAGCCTAGTAGCCCAGAGATAGATAAAGACTTTCTTTCTGTTCCTCAACCTATTGTATTTCCAACTGGTGTCAATGAAACCGCCTATGGTTTTTATTATCCTCCCAAGAACCACCACTTTATTGGGCCAAAGGGTACTTTGCCACCGTTAATAGTAAAAGTTCATGGGGGACCTGTTGGAGCAACTAATTCAAGTCTAAATCCGAGTATTCAATTTTGGACCAGTCGCGGATTTGCTGTTTTTGATGTAAATCACCGAGGTAGTACCGGTTATGGAAGAATGTTCAGAAAGAAGCTCTATCCTAATTGGGGAATTGTAGATGTTGAAGACGCGTCAAATGGGGTGAAATGGCTAGCGTCCCAAGATTTTATTGATGCTGATAAAGTGGCCATTCGAGGAGGCAGCGCTGGTGGTTACACAACGCTCGCAGCCATGGCGTTTCAAAATGTTTTTAAGGCCGGTACCAGCTACTTCGGGATCAGCGACTTAGAGATTTTGGCACGGGATACTCATAAGTTTGAATCTCGATATCTTGACCAACTTATTGGCCCTTATCCGGAGATGAAAAGTGTTTACGATCAACGCTCTCCGATTAACAGCGTCGAAAACATTACGGCACCGTTACTTTTGCTGCAGGGACTGGATGATAAAGTCGTGCCACCGAATCAATCTGAAATGATATTTAACGCATTAAAAGACAA
Coding sequences:
- a CDS encoding glutathione S-transferase family protein, with product MHDFILHHYDFSPFSEKIRTLLGHKNADYKVVNIPIIMPKPDLVVLTGGYRKTPVLQHKNHIYCDTRLMARVIDEHFGGESIFPSELSLTANILAQWADQHLFSVAVALAFSPAGFEAFRQRVPEKFVEDFVNDRAEMRVGGSGLSMDANTALQLIPIYLQQTEQQLKNAGPYICGKHISIADFSIYHCLWFINNNAGVRGVLEGYPKLNQWFETMKAIGHGSHTRLDATAAIEIAHLAQKASFSNDDFLVVNGFGFGERVEIVPTDYGINPVTGELIVSKIDEIAIKRVDEIAGEVYVHFPRVGYKMVTAK
- a CDS encoding sulfotransferase domain-containing protein, producing the protein MPNEIRKIAAFLEININDQDWPKILEYSSFQWMKQNATKSVPLGGAFWDEGAKVFINKGVNGRWADTLSDADCSEYEKSAELELGEECADWLKSGHQWFGNKQILYVINLKRI
- a CDS encoding helix-turn-helix transcriptional regulator, which codes for MSKTIISIDIMWREILNIDPSCKEYFLNFESLPGNGKSFIACAGLSHLSNAYQIGKTGKGEYFNGKQNDSVHVHYLISTNSGAGKITLDSGCQSILPNTILLIPAGTPFLYELDAEHWDMCWLLLHDCPEYRFIHQLKAGVWHSDNTSLLYQTMSLIRDFDHNDGRYQPDIQLRLIEVLLYQIEQTLKKTPTQSAQQLRFQALIRNVTKQLKLPWTVSSLAAELHMSEPQFYRLCKKETGKTPMKLITQARMGYACYLLRYTNYSLEQIADTVGYADSASFAHRFKQLYQLSPGRWRNHEDGN
- a CDS encoding sulfotransferase domain-containing protein, with the protein product MQIIIAQLLFGGDPTLEVAEMSPWMDLRLPPKEMKLQLVEAQTHRRFLKTHLPVDALCFSDKAKYIYIGRDARDVIWSLYNHHANANQMWYDAVYKTPGLVGPEIGRPTEDIKEYWNEWCQKVVFHFGHFGKMLKAGGKFVTYQCNVHTFF
- a CDS encoding MATE family efflux transporter: MQSILVTMLGMSDIMMVGHLGDTAVASVGLGNRIQFVVLIILSGLATGVGVLSAQYFGAGKSARISPVIIKTLAIGAGVLLPVVLLTFAFGDLIVGLGTTDQVIINTGKAYLWVTMPSLAFVVVVMVFENALRGLGQVKFSMALGMIAIVINIALNYWLINGGVGVDAMGVAGAAWATFIARGIHAALIVFWLYKRKHVVFPNRSIGNEFYDKGQWVYLIKLVWPMMLSFGVWSLGTFVYQLIYGRIGTQELAVMSLMAPLEGLLIAFFFGFASACSIMVGQRLGQDAFSSAWSVARGFAISAPIVTFFLGLLMWSLESFVFMPYDNLDEDTLAVAHDMFMLITFGTCIKVFNMTASMGILRAGGDNKHCLLIDFSGMWIIGIPLTFTAAFYFGLPIYSVVLITYSEEVVKSVLFVYRLKAKYWLRNLTVDITSAASNQSN
- a CDS encoding S9 family peptidase gives rise to the protein MIVKSTNQSPVSGPTNHTTAAFGAWESPVTAASIFEAADSVSYLTTENDQVYFIESKAAADGKNILFKLDSNNDGVQLSSDQSSVRSRVHEYGGRPYLVDGEDIYYSQFKDQKIYRISEGVEPQAITDDKLRYMDCIADKKNNRLICVREDHRGIAEPENTLVAVSIGDSSEDEILFAGSDFVSSPSLSPDGNSVAFITWSHPNMPWDDTQLRILKFASDGSVKTVIDVPQNGNVAIKNPEYAKDGLLYFVADFDNWWTLYRFDVSVAQNKVPEKVLDKQIEVRSYAIENDTSAIIAYSKEGEDHLARVNLSTGEMENIGHAFSSVGSISVTSDAAYFIASTPYSDNAIYHLKGNVYQKVYQPSSPEIDKDFLSVPQPIVFPTGVNETAYGFYYPPKNHHFIGPKGTLPPLIVKVHGGPVGATNSSLNPSIQFWTSRGFAVFDVNHRGSTGYGRMFRKKLYPNWGIVDVEDASNGVKWLASQDFIDADKVAIRGGSAGGYTTLAAMAFQNVFKAGTSYFGISDLEILARDTHKFESRYLDQLIGPYPEMKSVYDQRSPINSVENITAPLLLLQGLDDKVVPPNQSEMIFNALKDNCVATAYISFEGEGHGFRKPANNIKALNSELSFYGQVFGFVPAGGIEPVQLVTCNNESD
- a CDS encoding oxidoreductase, whose amino-acid sequence is MAGFTAADVPDQTGKTIVVTGANTGLGFETAKTLAGKGARVLLGCRSLSKAQAAKDKILAVFPQADVVIVELDLGSLVSIQKAAQQINQEPRLDVLINNAGIMVPPLEYTQDGFESQFGVNHLGPFALTSLLLDRIRATANARIVSTASIAHRKGRINFDDINAKKYYSAWTRYAQSKIANLYFGYELQRRLSAIGDNTISVVAHPGVADTELPRYIPKPFMLLMPVLKLFFNSAEQGAWPTLCAATMAGVKGGEYYGPSKRGEIAGPAIKVRSNRRSHHESIAKKLWDLSIVMTGVDPKL